The following DNA comes from Alkalibacter saccharofermentans DSM 14828.
TTTTGAGAAGCTGTATCCCTAATTTTTTATAGCGCTTTTCCACCTTTGCAACTTGGGAGTCGCTTTCAAGCATATTTAAGATACGATCCATTGCTTCTATATTATATATAGTAACTTCATTGATATTCACACCGTGCTTTTTGGCCAGGTGGTCCTTGGCTTCTCCTAGTTCGCCTGCCATTTCCACTCCTGTGAATCCACCGCCGCAAACGGCAAAAGTCAACAGTTTTCTTCTTTCGACTTCGTCAGGCTCAGACGAAGCCTTTATGAACATTTCTTCAACATGTTCTCTTAATTTCACTGCATCCTCATAGGACCATAGTGTATGGGAATTTTCAGCAGCACCTTCTATTCCAAAAAAATTAGGTTCGTTTCCTGTTCCCATTATAAGATAATCGAATGGATATACTTTGCTATCAGATGATAACTGTTTGTTTTGAAGATCGAACTTGGTTATTTCATCTACGACTACGTTTACTTTTCTGCCGGCAAATATTTTTTTAAGATCGATTTTAATAGATTCAGGCTCAGTTCTATGACCTGCAACTTCATGAAGCTCTGTCATGAGTGTATGGAAGTTGTGTCTGTCTATCAAAGTAATCTCTACGTTTTCATCATTCTTGAAGATTTTATGGAGAGTCTTTGCGGCTTTTACTCCGGCATAGCTTCCTCCAAGAATGAGAACTTGTTTCCTTGACATAGTTTTCCTCCTTGTAAAAACATTTTGTTTATTGAGATAAAATGTGAAAATGATTGCCCATATGAAATTTAAGTACAAGCAAAAAAATGATTCGCACATACATATAATATAGTATCGTTAAATAAATTTCAATATACGCAAAGGAATTTAATCGTATACACACAGAAGATATTTTTTTAACATAGACATAATATATAAATAAAGGTAAAAAAAGAGAATATATAACGTGAAATCGAATTTAAATGTAAATTTCACTGTACAAGATAATCAAGTTATAAATTTCACAAGCCGAAAACTATTGACTGAGTTATGCAGCGATGTTAAAATAAAAACGAATAAAAATATTTCATTAAGTCAAGGGGGAAAAAAATGAAAAAACTATTATCTATCTTAATCGCAGTATTGATGGTGGCTACTTTTGCTGTAGGTTGCGGAACAACTGACAACGGAGACAATGGAGATAACGGAGCAACTTATGCAGATGGCGTTTACTTTGCCCAGGAAGATGAATTTGCTTCTTCAGGTTACAAGTACTTTGTTGTAATAACAGTTGAAGGCGGCGAAATCACTGATGCTCACTGGGGTGGAACAAACCTTAAGCCTGTTGGAAATAAAAAGACTTTTTCAGCTGAAGGAAACTATCCAATGGTTGAAAGAGGTGGAGCAGCAGCAGAGTGGGATGTTCAAGCAGCAGCAGCAGAGGCATGGTTGATTGAAAATCAAGATCCTGCAGCTTTTGATGACTTGTACACAAGTGAAGAGGGCTATACAGATGCATTAGAAACTGACGACGGAACTCAGGTATCTATCCATGTAATAGAGTTCTTTGAATTGGCAAAGACTGCTTTGGCAGGAACTCCTGTTTCAGCAGGAGATTACGAAACTCCTGAAGATTATGTAGTAAATGCAGTAATCGAAAGCGATGGAGACTGGAACAATGTAGCTGAATTCATAGTAGTTAATGGAACAATCGTTTCAGCAAACTACAACGCAACATCAAATGTTGAAGACCAACCTTTGAGCAAAAAAGAGTTGGGTGCGGATTATGGAATGGTTGAAAGAGGCGGAGCGAGTGCAGAGTGGGATGAACAAGCCGAATCTGTAGAAGCTTTCGTACTTGAAACTCAAGGATTCGACATTGAATTCGATGCAGATGGAAAAACAGACGCTATAGCAGGCGTGACAATAACTGCAAACTATTTCCAAGAACTGTTTGAAATGGCTTTAGGACAATAATTAATTAAGGCTTAAAAGCTTCAGGTTCTCCTGAAGCTTTTGCTTTTTGTAAAATGATCAGAATCCGCATCAATCTAGCAGTCTAGGGGCTAGTGATGCTGTTTAAATAATATCCCCAAAATCAATGAAATACAAAAGTGAGGACTATAATGCATAGAAAAAGTTTTTTGGTTATAATAGCAATCATCCTATTGTTTCTGACTGCGTCATGCAGCGCTCCGAAGGAAGAGATGATAAGCAAGAACGATTTTCTTTTAAATACGGTAGTCAGCGTTAGGCTATATGACGTCGATAAGGAAGCTGAAACTATTATTGATGATTCCTTTAAACTTATAAGTGAATTGGAAGGTTTATTAAGTGTTCATGTAGAAGGCAGCGATCTAGATAAGCTTAAAGACAATTCGGGCAGAGGTCCGGTTGAGGTTTCAAAATATACGATTGAGGTCATTGAAAGAAGCCTTGAGTATTCAGAGATAACTGATGGTAGGTTTGATATAACGGCAGGCCCCCTGATTGATTTGTGGAGAATAAATCCGCCAGAAGGATATGTCCCTTCAAATGATGAGGTAATTGAAGTACAAAAGCATATAGACTATAGAAAAGTCATTGTAGACAAAGAGAAAAGAACTGTTGAACTTTTGGATGAAGATATGGTTCCAAACTTGGGTGCAATTGCCAAGGGCTATATTGCTGACAAGGTAAAGGACCTTCTTGTTGAAAGAGGGATTGAACATGCGATTAT
Coding sequences within:
- a CDS encoding FAD:protein FMN transferase, producing MHRKSFLVIIAIILLFLTASCSAPKEEMISKNDFLLNTVVSVRLYDVDKEAETIIDDSFKLISELEGLLSVHVEGSDLDKLKDNSGRGPVEVSKYTIEVIERSLEYSEITDGRFDITAGPLIDLWRINPPEGYVPSNDEVIEVQKHIDYRKVIVDKEKRTVELLDEDMVPNLGAIAKGYIADKVKDLLVERGIEHAIINLGGNILLVGDRPVNQDFRIGVQDPDAPRNSYIGVINATDKSIVSSGDYERYFERDGIRYHHILDPFTGYPTDNEIRQVSIVSEESMDGDALSTVIFLMGLDKGLEIINSMENVEAIFVTKEHELVITQGLKDSFDFDENNYGDKYEVIYR